AATTGACTTTTACATGAGTAGCAGCAGCATTGAAGTCGAAAGGCTGGTTCATATCGTCTTGTGGAGTATGATAAATCGTGCTTCGCCAAGCTACATCCGACTTACTTCTATCCACAGTATCTTCGGGAACAGTCATAAAACCACTTTTTATAAACAAAGCAGGAATTCCTTTTTTGATAAAACTAAAATGGTCGCTACGAATAAACACTACTTGTTCGGGGAAAGGGTCGGGACTAACTTGCAAATTCAAAGCCTTAGTAGCTTGCAAAACCTGTTTATTGAGGCTTGAGTGTTGTGCACCATACGGTACAATATCCAATATAGGATGAAAGAAAAATGGCATATCTATTGCCAAATTAGCCACAATTTTACCATTTTTCAAAGGCATATTGCTCACAAAATAGTCGGAGCCCAATAGGCCAAATTCCTCGCCAGTAACAATAGTAAAAATAATAGAGCGTTTGGGTGCTTTGGGCAAAGATTGAAAAGTATGGGCAATTTCCAACAAAATAGCAACACCCGAAGCATTGTCGTGTGCCCCATTATAAATAGAATCGCCTTTTACAGGAGCTCCTATACCAAAATGGTCGAGGTGAGCCGTATATACGACATATTCATTTTTGAGCTTTGGGTCGCTCCCCTCAATAAGTCCTACCAAATTAGAGCCTTCCACAAAAGTATACTTCGTTTTGATTTGAGCCTTGGCACTAATATTGAGTGGAAAAGCCTGTGATTTACCCGCTTTTACAGCCTCTATAACCTCTAAAAACTTTTTACCCGAATTAGCAAATAGCTTTTCAGCAAAATCAGTATTGAATGTTACTACCGCTTTTAGCTCGCCAAAAGCATCGTTGGCTACTCCTTGGGCATCGAGCCACTTAAAAGCACCCTGCTTGGTACGTCTTACGGTAGCATCCCAAGACGAACGCTTGTCGTTAGGTAAATTAAAGCTTATCAAGCCAACCGCACCACGCTTGATAGCCTCGTTGTACTTTACGGTATTAGTAGTAAAATAAGCTCTTTGATTAGACGCAAAAGCCTCAGGTGCTGCATTAATAATCACGACAACTTTGCCCTTCACATCAATATCTTTATAATCATCGTAGCCCAATTCAGGAGCCGAAACACCATAGCCTACAAATACCAAGTCGGCATTGACCCCAGTATTTTCGGAAAGCATATATGGACTACCAATAAAGTGTTTGCCAAACGCCAAAACCTCTTCTTGTCCATTGGTTGTAATACTCAAAGTAGTGGCTTGTTCATCGACAACCCCTTTTTTTAGTGGTACTTTCTGCCAATACGTATTTCCTTCGAGAGCAG
The DNA window shown above is from Flectobacillus major DSM 103 and carries:
- a CDS encoding M28 family metallopeptidase, coding for MTTKTLGCVAALLLASVAHDVSAQKGGEEIKNLKNVNPNAIKASMSFLADDLIEGRQPGTKGFSIASKYVESQLIALGLKPALEGNTYWQKVPLKKGVVDEQATTLSITTNGQEEVLAFGKHFIGSPYMLSENTGVNADLVFVGYGVSAPELGYDDYKDIDVKGKVVVIINAAPEAFASNQRAYFTTNTVKYNEAIKRGAVGLISFNLPNDKRSSWDATVRRTKQGAFKWLDAQGVANDAFGELKAVVTFNTDFAEKLFANSGKKFLEVIEAVKAGKSQAFPLNISAKAQIKTKYTFVEGSNLVGLIEGSDPKLKNEYVVYTAHLDHFGIGAPVKGDSIYNGAHDNASGVAILLEIAHTFQSLPKAPKRSIIFTIVTGEEFGLLGSDYFVSNMPLKNGKIVANLAIDMPFFFHPILDIVPYGAQHSSLNKQVLQATKALNLQVSPDPFPEQVVFIRSDHFSFIKKGIPALFIKSGFMTVPEDTVDRSKSDVAWRSTIYHTPQDDMNQPFDFNAAATHVKVNYLIGYYVGNDSNLPSWNQGDFFGGKFGK